In a single window of the Amycolatopsis sp. cg5 genome:
- a CDS encoding FAD-dependent oxidoreductase → MHDVVIVGAGPVGLFVACELGLAGCSVLVLEREPEANSPWRAAPLGMRGLFAASVEAFQRRGLLDPLLSASGVQNVPGTDASGRRGAGHFAGIMLDPANIDDSALPFRLPNAAPEAVMTDLEVIESVLSEQAAKLGVEIRRGVAVSDLAQYDDKVVLYAGEDEYPARWVVGCDGGRSTVRKLAGFEFVGTEPQFTGYTVLATIADPEKLKPGINLTPNGMYLKRETDGHLGYMDFDGGAFDRSQEPTREHLQTVLRRVSGTDVTLTDIQLSSTFTDRAKQTTSYRNGRVLLAGDAAHIMSPLGGQGLNIGMGDAINLGWKLAATVLGHAPEGLLDTYTAERHRFGALALEWTRAQVAAMRPDPHSQAVQSLIRDLLATTDGTTYVYAKFLGASIRYDLGDSHPLVGRVAPEFELTDGVRLSDLMQDGRGVVLDFSADQNLRDSASHWENRVRYVAGAARDDLGVGAVLVRPDGVVAWAGEGSSDREAFERAVRQWFGNPELSR, encoded by the coding sequence ATGCATGACGTAGTGATCGTGGGCGCGGGCCCGGTCGGCCTGTTCGTGGCGTGCGAGCTCGGCCTCGCCGGCTGCTCCGTGCTGGTGCTCGAACGGGAGCCCGAGGCGAACTCCCCATGGCGGGCTGCCCCGCTCGGCATGCGTGGCCTGTTCGCCGCGTCGGTCGAGGCGTTCCAGCGCCGTGGCCTGCTGGACCCGCTGCTGTCGGCCTCCGGTGTGCAGAACGTTCCCGGCACGGACGCGTCCGGCCGTCGCGGCGCCGGGCATTTCGCGGGCATCATGCTCGACCCGGCCAACATCGACGACAGCGCGCTGCCGTTCCGGCTGCCCAACGCGGCGCCGGAGGCCGTGATGACGGACCTCGAGGTGATCGAGTCGGTGCTGTCCGAGCAGGCGGCGAAGCTCGGCGTGGAGATCAGGCGCGGCGTCGCGGTCTCCGACCTCGCCCAGTACGACGACAAGGTGGTCCTGTACGCGGGTGAGGACGAGTACCCGGCGCGCTGGGTCGTCGGCTGCGATGGCGGCCGCAGCACCGTCCGCAAGCTCGCGGGTTTCGAGTTCGTCGGGACCGAGCCGCAGTTCACCGGCTACACGGTGCTCGCTACCATCGCCGACCCCGAGAAGCTCAAGCCCGGCATCAACCTGACGCCGAACGGCATGTACCTCAAGCGGGAGACGGACGGCCACCTCGGCTACATGGACTTCGACGGCGGCGCGTTCGACCGTTCGCAGGAGCCGACCCGCGAGCACCTGCAGACGGTGTTGCGCCGGGTGTCCGGCACCGACGTGACACTGACCGACATCCAGCTCTCGTCGACCTTCACCGACCGTGCCAAGCAGACCACGAGCTACCGGAACGGCCGGGTCCTGCTCGCGGGCGACGCCGCGCACATCATGTCCCCGCTCGGCGGCCAGGGTCTCAACATCGGGATGGGCGACGCGATCAACCTGGGCTGGAAGCTCGCGGCGACCGTGCTCGGCCACGCCCCCGAAGGGCTGCTCGACACCTACACCGCCGAACGTCATCGCTTCGGCGCCCTCGCGCTGGAGTGGACTCGCGCCCAGGTCGCGGCGATGCGGCCGGACCCACACTCGCAAGCGGTCCAAAGCCTGATCCGCGACCTGCTGGCGACCACGGACGGCACGACGTACGTGTACGCGAAGTTCTTGGGCGCGTCGATCCGGTACGACCTCGGTGACTCGCACCCGCTGGTCGGGCGTGTCGCTCCCGAGTTCGAGCTTACGGACGGCGTCCGGCTCAGTGACCTGATGCAGGACGGCCGAGGCGTCGTACTCGACTTCAGCGCTGATCAGAACCTCCGTGATTCGGCTTCACACTGGGAAAACCGGGTGCGCTACGTGGCGGGCGCGGCTCGCGATGACCTCGGCGTGGGTGCGGTGCTCGTGCGTCCCGATGGCGTTGTCGCCTGGGCCGGCGAAGGCTCGTCCGACCGCGAGGCGTTCGAGCGCGCCGTGCGTCAGTGGTTCGGCAACCCGGAGCTGTCGCGATGA
- a CDS encoding nucleotide disphospho-sugar-binding domain-containing protein codes for MKILFTTAPGYGLTLPLIPLVWAARAAGHEVLLATTSEMTDVCVRAGLPVVDVFPQRDVWGDLMSVVRGETDPETELPEEYRLAGKSGNPFGMFTATMTEGTIEAGRAFGAEFIVYTSDHSAGMLAASALGVPSLEVGNRVSWSARDAEWVAEHDVFGEDELDDLLRAKLGIGDARPAVVARIDPRAPSMGGLTGDEPDHRDGVPWWPMRFVPFNGGTAVPDWALRRGDRPRVAVTLGTVVPALSGTTNLTVVVEALGGMDVDVVLAAGTADLTDLGTLPANVRSVGFLPLSAFLPTCDAIVHHGGSGTTAAPLFYGVPQLVLPAFADNPMSAKRVADRGVGLSQDPATAEVDGIRAMVRRLLDEDGFRTAAAEVAAEMATQPSPSSVLERAVKQAG; via the coding sequence ATGAAGATCCTGTTCACCACGGCACCCGGTTACGGACTCACCCTTCCGCTGATCCCGCTGGTCTGGGCCGCCCGCGCGGCCGGCCACGAGGTACTGCTCGCCACCACGTCGGAAATGACCGATGTGTGCGTGCGTGCCGGGCTTCCGGTCGTCGACGTGTTCCCGCAGCGCGATGTCTGGGGCGACCTGATGTCGGTCGTCCGCGGCGAAACCGACCCGGAAACCGAGCTGCCGGAGGAATACCGCCTGGCCGGGAAATCCGGGAACCCGTTCGGAATGTTCACCGCCACCATGACCGAGGGCACGATCGAGGCGGGGCGGGCGTTCGGGGCCGAGTTCATCGTCTACACCTCCGACCACTCCGCGGGCATGCTCGCCGCGTCCGCGCTGGGCGTGCCGTCGCTGGAGGTGGGCAACCGGGTTTCCTGGTCGGCACGGGACGCCGAATGGGTCGCCGAGCACGATGTCTTCGGCGAGGACGAGCTGGACGATCTGCTGCGGGCCAAGCTCGGCATCGGCGACGCGCGCCCGGCCGTGGTCGCCAGGATCGATCCGCGCGCCCCCAGCATGGGCGGGCTGACCGGCGACGAGCCGGACCACCGCGACGGCGTGCCGTGGTGGCCGATGCGGTTCGTGCCGTTCAACGGCGGCACGGCCGTGCCGGACTGGGCGCTGCGGCGCGGGGACCGGCCACGCGTCGCGGTCACTCTCGGCACCGTCGTGCCCGCGCTGTCCGGGACTACCAACCTCACGGTCGTCGTCGAGGCGCTCGGCGGGATGGACGTCGACGTCGTGCTCGCGGCGGGCACGGCCGACCTGACCGACCTCGGGACACTCCCGGCCAATGTCCGCTCGGTCGGTTTCCTTCCCCTGTCGGCGTTTCTGCCGACCTGCGACGCGATCGTGCACCACGGCGGCTCCGGCACCACGGCCGCGCCGTTGTTCTACGGGGTGCCGCAGCTGGTGCTGCCCGCGTTCGCCGACAACCCGATGTCCGCGAAGCGGGTCGCCGACCGCGGCGTCGGCCTCAGCCAGGATCCGGCCACCGCCGAGGTCGACGGCATCCGCGCCATGGTGCGGCGCCTGCTCGACGAAGACGGGTTCCGCACGGCCGCTGCCGAGGTCGCCGCTGAGATGGCCACCCAGCCGAGCCCGAGCAGCGTGCTCGAACGGGCGGTCAAGCAAGCCGGTTGA
- a CDS encoding DUF885 family protein, producing the protein MGNSGVDALLSEFWAWRTVTQADSPDDLPRVERPDGWVADWSPDAVAARRRTLAAFELKRDALDLTGEPIPVRVNGKLLDSALAKVRWELDQLRNWQRNPGFYVDQALVPLHEVLLVRQPFEGERAEAVLRHLRRIPETLAHGKENLTGHAAAPFARSAVQMLDGVRQKLETAMRALAPHLPSRLASELPDATTQAADALETYRGWLSEPHDFDPETKSGSLEFFLREVALLPYTPQRLREMARQEWDRAVATEKVLKNRHRDLLPPALPATAAEQVRAQDRAELEIRRFYEEHDLLSQPETLRRYLLTPMPDYLAPLSSLGVTDDLTSASRVGDDAFRYIPEPRADLPYFEIAGAVDPRLGICHEGVHAQQLALGWRHPDPARRHFYDSTPNEGIAFYNEELMLKAGLFDDAPASALIITNFQRLRALRAEIDIALASGELTIEEAAEQIERRVPADRQTAWEEAVFFAGYPGQGLSYQVGKLQITELIADLPAGFGLREFHDRLWREGNVPLALQRWELLG; encoded by the coding sequence ATGGGGAACTCCGGCGTCGACGCGCTGCTGAGCGAATTCTGGGCATGGCGAACGGTCACCCAAGCGGATTCACCGGACGACCTGCCCCGCGTCGAACGCCCGGACGGCTGGGTCGCCGACTGGTCACCCGACGCCGTCGCCGCGCGACGCCGGACCCTCGCCGCGTTCGAGCTGAAGCGGGACGCGCTCGACCTGACCGGCGAGCCGATCCCGGTGCGGGTCAACGGCAAACTGCTCGATTCGGCGCTCGCGAAGGTCCGCTGGGAACTCGACCAGCTCCGCAACTGGCAGCGCAACCCGGGTTTCTACGTCGACCAGGCCCTGGTGCCGCTGCACGAAGTCCTCCTGGTCCGGCAGCCCTTCGAGGGCGAGCGCGCCGAGGCGGTACTCCGGCACCTGCGCCGCATCCCGGAGACTTTGGCCCACGGCAAGGAGAATCTGACCGGACACGCCGCCGCGCCGTTCGCCCGCTCGGCCGTCCAGATGCTCGACGGTGTGCGGCAGAAGCTCGAAACAGCCATGAGGGCTCTGGCGCCGCACCTGCCGTCGCGCCTGGCGAGCGAACTGCCTGACGCGACCACCCAGGCCGCGGACGCGCTGGAGACCTACCGCGGCTGGTTGAGCGAACCGCACGACTTCGACCCGGAGACCAAATCCGGGTCGCTCGAGTTCTTCCTGCGCGAGGTCGCGCTGCTTCCCTATACGCCGCAACGACTTCGCGAGATGGCCCGCCAGGAGTGGGACCGGGCGGTCGCCACCGAGAAAGTGCTCAAGAACCGCCACCGCGACCTCCTGCCGCCCGCGCTTCCCGCGACCGCCGCCGAGCAGGTGCGGGCACAAGACCGGGCCGAGCTGGAGATACGCCGGTTCTACGAGGAGCACGATCTGCTCAGCCAGCCGGAGACGCTCCGCCGCTATCTGCTCACCCCGATGCCCGACTACCTCGCTCCCCTGAGCTCGCTCGGCGTCACGGACGATCTCACCTCCGCCAGTCGCGTCGGCGACGACGCATTCCGCTACATTCCCGAACCCCGCGCGGACCTGCCGTACTTCGAGATCGCGGGCGCGGTCGATCCCCGGCTCGGCATTTGCCACGAAGGCGTCCACGCGCAGCAGCTGGCACTCGGGTGGCGCCATCCCGACCCCGCGCGCAGGCACTTCTACGACTCGACGCCGAACGAGGGAATCGCCTTCTACAACGAAGAACTGATGCTCAAGGCCGGGTTGTTCGACGATGCGCCCGCGAGCGCGCTGATCATCACCAACTTCCAGCGGCTGCGTGCGCTGCGCGCCGAGATCGACATCGCGCTCGCGTCCGGGGAACTCACCATCGAAGAAGCCGCCGAGCAGATCGAGCGGCGGGTTCCGGCGGACCGGCAGACCGCTTGGGAGGAGGCCGTGTTCTTCGCGGGATACCCAGGCCAGGGCCTCAGCTATCAGGTCGGCAAGCTGCAGATCACCGAGTTGATCGCGGATCTGCCCGCCGGTTTCGGGTTGCGCGAGTTCCACGACCGGCTGTGGCGCGAAGGCAACGTGCCGCTCGCGCTGCAGCGCTGGGAGCTGCTCGGCTAA
- a CDS encoding response regulator transcription factor, whose protein sequence is MTERIAVQVSGLDRISELGVKAELRARPELRLVEPAEPGISPVVLVVADAVGAPSLRLVRELRAQRSRRIVLVLTGIDDAALLNAIEVGVSGVVLRRDATPERLVGAVTQAAANNGVLSPQLLGRLLEQVSRLQRQVLEPRGLQLSGMSGREIEVLRLISEGLEIKEIAERLAYSERTIKNALHGVIGRFQLRNRTHAVAFAMREGLI, encoded by the coding sequence ATGACGGAACGAATCGCGGTGCAGGTCAGCGGCTTGGACCGCATCTCCGAGCTCGGCGTCAAAGCGGAGCTGCGTGCCAGGCCGGAGCTGCGGCTGGTGGAGCCGGCGGAGCCCGGCATCTCACCGGTCGTCCTGGTGGTGGCGGACGCCGTCGGCGCGCCCTCGTTGCGTCTGGTCAGAGAGCTGCGCGCGCAACGGTCCCGCCGGATAGTCCTCGTGCTCACCGGCATCGACGACGCGGCGCTGCTCAACGCGATCGAAGTCGGCGTCTCGGGCGTCGTCCTGCGCCGTGACGCGACCCCCGAGCGTCTCGTCGGCGCAGTCACCCAAGCCGCGGCGAACAACGGTGTCCTCTCACCCCAGCTGCTGGGCAGGCTGCTGGAGCAGGTGTCCAGACTGCAGCGCCAGGTCCTGGAGCCGCGAGGGCTTCAGTTGTCCGGCATGTCCGGCCGGGAAATCGAAGTGCTCCGCCTCATCTCGGAAGGCTTGGAGATCAAGGAGATCGCCGAGAGGCTCGCCTATTCGGAACGCACGATCAAGAACGCGCTGCACGGTGTCATCGGGCGGTTCCAGTTGCGCAACCGCACCCACGCGGTCGCCTTCGCCATGCGCGAAGGCCTGATCTAG
- a CDS encoding PAAR domain-containing protein, with protein MTMPLPAAKLGDGVTAVDTHIVLVPTPSGPVPVPAQLPFSGTITNQCSPTVSIMGRPAAVVGSQAVNQPPHVPPDGTFANPPTNLGVIVTGSPTVWIDGVPAARSGDQVATCNDPAPLPVGMITALGTVFFG; from the coding sequence ATGACCATGCCACTGCCCGCGGCCAAGCTGGGCGACGGGGTGACCGCCGTCGACACGCACATCGTGCTGGTCCCGACGCCGAGCGGACCGGTGCCCGTCCCGGCGCAGCTGCCGTTCTCGGGCACCATCACGAACCAGTGCAGCCCGACCGTGTCGATCATGGGCCGCCCCGCCGCGGTCGTCGGCAGCCAGGCGGTCAACCAGCCGCCGCACGTGCCGCCCGACGGCACCTTCGCGAACCCGCCGACCAACCTGGGCGTGATCGTCACCGGCAGCCCCACGGTCTGGATCGACGGGGTCCCGGCCGCCCGGTCCGGCGATCAGGTGGCCACCTGCAACGACCCGGCGCCGCTGCCGGTCGGCATGATCACCGCATTGGGCACCGTCTTCTTCGGCTGA
- a CDS encoding BTAD domain-containing putative transcriptional regulator, which yields MCDAVLGIETGAAMLRELAESAAVLPCDSSGTLFRCHTAVQHHCESALPSARLYRRAAAELVARGYWAEAFRAYAHAQDWAAAAETLSASGKTWPALRESAHVPSAWLREDPWVCLADARRLRGNGQFAQACEAYREAESRFADARMTRRAAVERATLAHWLGPGMGEPEPPHARDVTLSRYLHDVVTTRLDHVALPAAGGTEPWWLLVRGIAAAVDGGLGHARELLGPLAYAEDRFVSLASRITCVILGADDAEPAFSQAELGRLSIEAESDGWLWLARIAHAAAVLTDHRLTDDALAVRAECVRLGDDWGALLTGVAISMAAYRAGADATPVLRETIEQAHRLGAVTLETWLRLLLTAQLTTHHDPGALTEVIHIQRHIAQARPPSLGVPLPPPNPVRVELRCFGRYEIAVDGNACDLTGLRRQAKTLLWLLSVNAGRPLHQEVIAGVLWPDVAFGRAKHRLHVAVSSVRAVLGPNSHSLLVRDGPAYRLVLPAGSEVDLLTFQDALRGWRSGQASLPSAGLSALLGRALSAYRGELIAEAGPAEWLLPERERLRTEAANATAALAGLQLLGNPSLAVETCLRGLRVDEYHYDLWRLLEEAYTRTGKRAAAVHARGRYLELISP from the coding sequence ATGTGCGACGCGGTGCTCGGCATCGAAACCGGTGCGGCGATGCTGCGCGAATTGGCCGAATCGGCGGCGGTTCTCCCCTGCGATTCCTCCGGGACCCTGTTTCGCTGTCACACCGCGGTTCAGCATCACTGCGAATCCGCGTTACCGTCGGCTCGGCTTTATCGCCGTGCCGCCGCCGAACTCGTCGCGCGAGGTTACTGGGCCGAAGCCTTCCGGGCGTACGCGCACGCGCAAGACTGGGCAGCGGCGGCCGAAACACTGTCCGCCTCCGGGAAAACGTGGCCGGCGCTGCGGGAGAGCGCGCACGTGCCCTCGGCATGGCTGCGTGAAGACCCCTGGGTCTGCCTGGCCGACGCGCGGCGGTTGCGTGGCAACGGCCAGTTCGCCCAAGCCTGCGAAGCCTATCGGGAGGCGGAATCGCGCTTCGCCGACGCGCGAATGACGCGACGCGCGGCCGTCGAGCGGGCGACGCTGGCTCACTGGCTGGGTCCGGGCATGGGCGAACCAGAACCGCCGCACGCAAGGGATGTCACTCTTTCGCGCTACCTCCACGACGTGGTCACGACGCGCCTCGACCACGTCGCGCTGCCCGCCGCCGGCGGCACCGAGCCGTGGTGGCTGCTCGTGCGCGGTATCGCGGCCGCCGTCGACGGCGGGCTCGGCCACGCCCGCGAACTGCTCGGCCCACTCGCTTACGCCGAAGACCGCTTCGTGTCACTCGCCAGCCGGATCACGTGCGTCATCCTCGGCGCCGACGACGCGGAACCCGCGTTCTCCCAAGCCGAACTCGGCAGGCTGTCCATCGAAGCGGAGTCGGACGGCTGGCTCTGGCTCGCCCGGATCGCGCACGCGGCCGCGGTGCTCACCGATCACCGGCTCACCGACGACGCGCTGGCCGTGCGTGCCGAATGCGTGCGGCTGGGCGACGACTGGGGCGCGCTGCTGACCGGCGTGGCGATCAGCATGGCTGCCTACCGCGCGGGCGCCGACGCCACCCCGGTCCTGCGTGAAACGATCGAACAGGCGCATCGGCTCGGTGCGGTGACACTCGAAACCTGGCTGCGGCTGCTGCTCACCGCGCAGCTCACCACCCATCACGACCCCGGCGCGCTCACCGAGGTGATCCACATCCAGCGGCACATCGCCCAGGCGCGGCCCCCGAGCCTGGGCGTGCCGCTCCCGCCGCCGAACCCGGTCCGTGTCGAGCTGCGCTGTTTCGGGCGGTACGAGATCGCGGTCGACGGTAACGCCTGCGACCTGACGGGCCTGCGCAGGCAGGCGAAGACACTGCTGTGGCTGCTGTCGGTCAACGCGGGCAGGCCGCTGCACCAGGAGGTGATCGCCGGGGTCCTCTGGCCCGATGTTGCGTTCGGCCGCGCCAAACATCGGCTCCACGTGGCGGTTTCGAGTGTGCGTGCCGTGCTGGGACCGAATTCGCACAGCCTCCTCGTCCGTGACGGGCCCGCCTACCGTCTCGTGCTGCCGGCGGGCAGCGAGGTCGACCTGCTGACCTTCCAAGACGCGCTGCGCGGCTGGCGATCCGGGCAAGCCTCCTTGCCGTCGGCCGGACTCAGCGCGCTGCTCGGCCGTGCGCTGAGCGCCTACCGTGGTGAGCTCATCGCCGAGGCGGGGCCCGCCGAGTGGCTGCTGCCCGAGCGGGAACGGCTCAGGACCGAGGCCGCGAACGCGACCGCCGCGCTGGCCGGGCTCCAGCTGCTGGGCAACCCGAGCCTGGCCGTCGAGACCTGCCTGCGTGGTCTGCGCGTCGACGAGTACCACTACGACCTCTGGCGGCTGCTCGAAGAGGCGTACACGCGGACCGGGAAACGGGCCGCCGCGGTGCACGCACGCGGACGTTACCTTGAGCTGATCTCGCCCTAG
- a CDS encoding phage tail protein — MRAATPGVESPYPLATLLPSVLREDRFLARWTAGLDEVLVPIISTIDCLHGYLDPLLAPEDFVRWLAGWFGVLLDESWAFDRQRAVIAEAVELYRMRGTLTGLGRHLALVVDGTVEIEEGGGVSWSRRPTAPSPEDATRVTVRVVPNDPAAFSRDAVEAVVRAAKPVHVVHRLVVMTA, encoded by the coding sequence ATGCGCGCTGCCACCCCCGGCGTCGAATCGCCGTACCCACTGGCGACACTGCTGCCCTCGGTGCTCCGGGAGGACCGGTTCCTCGCGCGGTGGACGGCCGGGCTCGACGAGGTGCTGGTACCGATCATCAGCACCATCGACTGCCTGCACGGCTATCTCGATCCGCTGCTCGCGCCTGAGGACTTCGTGCGCTGGCTGGCGGGCTGGTTCGGTGTCCTGCTCGACGAGAGCTGGGCGTTCGACCGGCAGCGCGCGGTGATCGCCGAGGCCGTCGAGCTGTACCGGATGCGCGGCACGCTGACCGGGCTCGGCAGGCACCTCGCGCTGGTGGTCGACGGCACGGTCGAGATCGAGGAAGGCGGCGGGGTGTCCTGGTCACGACGGCCGACGGCGCCGTCACCCGAAGACGCCACCAGGGTGACCGTGCGGGTCGTCCCGAACGACCCGGCCGCGTTCTCCCGTGACGCGGTGGAGGCGGTCGTGCGTGCGGCGAAACCCGTCCACGTCGTACACAGGCTGGTGGTGATGACCGCGTGA
- a CDS encoding putative baseplate assembly protein, producing MPLPTPSLDDRRFQDLVDEAKRFVQRHCPEWTDHNVSDPGVTLIETFAFMVEQLSYRLNRVPDRLYVKFLELLGLRLLPPTPARAPVTFWLTTSASGTLVVRAGTRASTLRTESDESVVFSTLADLAIVPTELIAARSEDADGKTAAHTEDLELGTEFPVFGQPPAIGDLFLIGLNEPAPSCALRIDYLGETRGIGVNPKHPPLEWEAWDGSGWAVCPATTDETGGLNKAGRIVVHLPDGHAASVVGGERAGWLRVRVTEPLSGQTGYSESPVVRGLTVSTVGGTAQAVNAELVESELLGAAEGVPGQRFPVRRRPVLAGREPVVLEVGTDDGWQEWTAVEHFAASAPDDRHFLLDAVAGEVELGPAVRLPDGGVRQYGAIPPRGAAVRVRRYLCGGGTTGNVATGTISTLKSSIPFVAGVVNLRPAQGGVDGETLDEAKARGPIMLRTRSRAVTAEDYEAIATEAAPEAARVHCLTAGEGDVGQGTVKVLVVPAVTVDKGRIDFEDLVPAADTLRRVAEALDKVRLVGTKVLVEPPKYRGVTVVARLVARPRVSVDAVAELAREALYEFLNPLTGGDGGQGWTFGRKVLRAEIFGLLQRVRGVDVVEDVRMFGADPVTRRRGEETAKLPVGKGGLVFSFDHQIRVEET from the coding sequence GTGCCACTGCCCACGCCCTCACTCGACGACCGCCGGTTCCAGGACCTGGTCGACGAGGCGAAGCGGTTCGTCCAGCGCCACTGTCCGGAATGGACGGACCACAACGTGTCCGATCCCGGCGTGACGCTGATCGAGACCTTCGCGTTCATGGTCGAGCAGCTCTCGTACCGGCTCAACCGGGTGCCGGACCGGTTGTACGTCAAGTTCCTGGAGCTGCTCGGCCTGCGGCTGCTGCCGCCGACACCCGCCCGCGCGCCGGTCACGTTCTGGCTGACCACCAGCGCCTCGGGCACGCTGGTCGTCCGCGCGGGCACCAGGGCGTCGACGCTGCGCACCGAAAGCGACGAGAGCGTGGTGTTCTCCACGCTGGCCGACCTGGCCATCGTGCCCACCGAGCTGATCGCCGCGCGCAGCGAAGACGCGGACGGCAAGACCGCGGCACACACCGAAGACCTCGAACTCGGCACGGAGTTCCCCGTTTTCGGGCAGCCACCGGCGATCGGCGACCTGTTCCTGATCGGGCTGAACGAGCCGGCGCCGAGCTGCGCCCTGCGTATCGACTACCTCGGCGAGACCAGGGGCATCGGCGTCAACCCCAAGCATCCGCCGCTGGAATGGGAGGCGTGGGACGGCTCGGGCTGGGCTGTCTGCCCGGCGACGACCGACGAGACCGGCGGGCTGAACAAGGCGGGCCGGATCGTCGTGCACCTCCCGGACGGGCACGCGGCGAGCGTCGTCGGCGGGGAGCGCGCGGGGTGGCTGCGCGTGCGGGTGACCGAACCGCTGTCCGGGCAGACCGGGTACAGCGAGTCCCCGGTGGTACGCGGGCTGACCGTGTCGACGGTCGGTGGCACCGCGCAGGCCGTCAACGCTGAGCTGGTCGAGTCCGAACTGCTCGGCGCGGCGGAAGGTGTTCCAGGGCAACGGTTCCCGGTGCGTCGCCGTCCGGTGCTGGCCGGGCGCGAGCCGGTGGTGCTCGAGGTGGGCACGGACGACGGCTGGCAGGAGTGGACCGCGGTCGAGCACTTCGCCGCCAGCGCGCCGGACGATCGGCATTTCCTTCTCGACGCCGTCGCGGGCGAGGTCGAGCTGGGACCGGCGGTGCGGCTGCCGGACGGGGGAGTGCGGCAGTACGGCGCGATACCGCCACGCGGCGCCGCCGTCCGGGTCCGGCGGTACCTCTGCGGTGGCGGGACCACGGGAAACGTCGCGACAGGAACGATTTCGACACTCAAGTCGTCGATCCCGTTCGTCGCCGGTGTCGTGAACCTGCGGCCCGCGCAGGGCGGGGTGGACGGCGAGACACTCGACGAGGCGAAGGCACGCGGCCCCATCATGCTGCGGACCAGGAGCCGCGCGGTGACGGCGGAGGACTACGAGGCGATCGCCACGGAGGCCGCGCCCGAGGCGGCCCGCGTCCACTGCCTGACCGCGGGCGAGGGCGATGTCGGACAGGGCACGGTCAAGGTGCTCGTGGTGCCCGCCGTGACCGTCGACAAAGGACGCATCGACTTCGAGGACCTGGTGCCCGCCGCCGACACGCTGCGGCGCGTCGCCGAAGCGCTGGACAAGGTGCGCCTCGTCGGCACGAAGGTGCTCGTCGAACCGCCCAAGTACCGGGGCGTCACGGTGGTGGCCAGGCTCGTCGCCCGGCCGCGGGTCAGTGTGGACGCGGTCGCCGAACTGGCGCGGGAGGCGCTGTACGAGTTCCTCAACCCGCTCACCGGCGGCGACGGCGGCCAGGGCTGGACGTTCGGCCGGAAGGTGCTGCGCGCCGAGATCTTCGGCCTCCTGCAACGGGTTCGCGGCGTCGACGTCGTCGAGGACGTCCGGATGTTCGGCGCCGACCCGGTGACCAGGCGCCGTGGTGAGGAGACCGCGAAACTGCCGGTCGGCAAGGGCGGCCTGGTGTTCTCGTTCGACCATCAGATCCGGGTGGAGGAGACCTGA
- a CDS encoding GPW/gp25 family protein, translating to MDGDFVGAGWSFPAGVSANGGIAVARGAAKIEQAMTLVLSTYPGERPFRPRFGCLLRDHVFDGASTDVLGAIAREVRQALAQWEPRAEVHDVAVTPDPDEETRLLIDIRYTVRGENDPRNLVHPFYSIPE from the coding sequence ATGGACGGCGACTTCGTCGGCGCCGGCTGGTCGTTCCCGGCCGGGGTGAGCGCGAACGGCGGCATCGCGGTCGCGCGCGGCGCGGCCAAGATCGAACAGGCGATGACACTCGTCCTGTCGACCTATCCCGGCGAGCGCCCGTTCCGGCCGCGGTTCGGCTGCCTGCTGCGCGACCACGTCTTCGACGGCGCCAGCACCGACGTGCTCGGCGCGATCGCGCGCGAGGTCCGGCAGGCGCTGGCGCAGTGGGAACCCAGGGCCGAGGTGCACGACGTCGCCGTCACGCCGGACCCCGACGAGGAGACCAGGCTGCTCATCGACATCCGGTACACCGTGCGCGGCGAGAACGACCCGCGCAACCTCGTCCACCCGTTCTATTCCATCCCGGAGTGA